One genomic window of Pseudomonadales bacterium includes the following:
- a CDS encoding acyl--CoA ligase encodes MSITPVYENDHLCSDIIGKNAVMYRDETAVVCGSTRLSWQELNKSTNQVANQLIHDGFVKGSKVCMLMPNSIHSFVTFWGAIKAGCVIVPLNVMLDTKTLARLIDSADGEIIFTDKTTVAAIDSIKTELPQIAPGNFYYYRSDDNSSDKRSASSADDKPPAGWRSANDYFAKSSTENPKIKIHPQDSMTIIYTSGTTGTPKGIEHSHFGRLNYCYGFAPGLGITRYSSAICATPIYASGTWITMFPTLYYGGKVVLLEKFTPEAFYNAVEQESGTHSFMVPAQYIALLEYNNSQQTSSLQVLVSAGQPLTKATREALKERFPNTGHYEVYGMTEGFFTIALPGDYERGKTTTVGKAGLLEEILIIDDEGKELPVGETGEIVAYGPGMMKGYYNRPDLTEETVWTSPSGRTYLKSGDLGRVDEDGFLYISGRKKDMIKSGGINIYATDIEDVLMNHPAVKEIAVVGVPHPRWSETPIAVIVPKDDTNATPEEIQSWANEQLAKYQRLSKVFIQQELPRATYGKVQKDKLRSEHSKLFLSAP; translated from the coding sequence ATGTCCATCACCCCCGTCTATGAGAATGATCATTTATGCTCAGACATTATCGGCAAAAATGCCGTTATGTACCGTGATGAAACAGCGGTGGTTTGCGGAAGCACCAGGTTGTCCTGGCAGGAGCTGAACAAAAGCACGAATCAGGTTGCGAACCAGTTGATTCATGACGGCTTCGTCAAAGGTTCAAAAGTATGCATGCTAATGCCCAACTCAATTCATTCCTTTGTCACTTTTTGGGGTGCAATAAAAGCGGGTTGTGTCATTGTTCCATTGAATGTCATGCTGGATACAAAAACATTGGCCAGGCTTATCGATTCAGCCGACGGCGAAATTATTTTTACCGACAAAACAACTGTTGCCGCTATCGACAGCATCAAGACTGAGCTACCCCAAATAGCACCAGGCAACTTTTACTACTACCGTTCTGACGACAACTCTTCCGATAAACGCTCAGCAAGCAGCGCTGATGACAAGCCCCCGGCGGGGTGGCGGTCAGCCAACGACTACTTCGCAAAAAGTAGTACAGAAAACCCCAAGATCAAAATCCACCCTCAAGATTCCATGACCATTATTTACACATCTGGAACTACCGGCACCCCCAAGGGAATAGAACACTCTCATTTCGGCCGACTCAACTATTGCTACGGATTCGCTCCCGGACTGGGCATCACCCGATATTCCTCGGCAATATGTGCAACGCCTATTTACGCATCCGGTACCTGGATAACCATGTTCCCTACCCTCTACTACGGAGGCAAGGTCGTACTTTTGGAGAAATTTACTCCCGAAGCATTTTATAACGCCGTTGAACAGGAGTCCGGCACCCATAGCTTCATGGTTCCCGCTCAATACATCGCTCTTCTTGAATATAATAATTCGCAGCAAACGTCATCGCTGCAAGTGCTGGTAAGCGCAGGCCAGCCATTAACAAAAGCTACACGCGAAGCACTGAAAGAACGTTTTCCAAACACCGGGCATTACGAAGTATATGGCATGACAGAAGGTTTCTTCACCATAGCACTGCCCGGCGACTACGAGCGAGGAAAAACAACCACCGTTGGCAAGGCGGGGCTGCTCGAAGAGATCCTTATTATCGATGACGAAGGCAAAGAGCTGCCGGTTGGGGAAACAGGCGAAATCGTTGCCTATGGCCCCGGCATGATGAAAGGTTATTACAATCGCCCCGATCTAACTGAAGAAACCGTGTGGACTTCGCCATCAGGAAGAACTTACTTAAAAAGTGGTGATTTAGGTAGGGTTGACGAAGATGGTTTTCTGTATATTTCGGGTCGCAAGAAAGACATGATCAAATCCGGCGGTATTAATATCTACGCCACCGACATCGAAGATGTCCTTATGAACCACCCGGCAGTAAAAGAGATCGCGGTTGTCGGCGTGCCCCATCCGCGATGGAGTGAAACACCGATAGCGGTCATTGTTCCTAAAGACGATACAAACGCAACACCGGAGGAAATTCAAAGCTGGGCTAATGAGCAGCTGGCAAAATACCAGCGACTATCCAAGGTATTCATTCAGCAGGAACTGCCACGAGCAACCTATGGCAAAGTACAAAAAGATAAGCTAAGAAGTGAACACAGCAAGCTTTTCCTGTCTGCTCCCTGA
- a CDS encoding cation:proton antiporter, protein MHEEIAITFILIGLLLLLSLLANWLGSATRLPRVTTLLLLGFVIGPAGFDLFQGNHQVWLEMFSALALSMVGFLLGGRLTKFFLRSQEKLILALSSGVALTTLLAVFLGLTLIALPWHIALVIAAIATATDPAATVDVIRESGSSNRFSENLLSIVTLDDIWGLVIFSLCLAISVSANGNGNGTSPIIDGLTEIGTASMLGLALGIPMAFLTGRLQPGEPTLVEAIGLIMLCSGLAIWLETSYLLASMVMGITVRNIARHHRRPFHAIEGIEWPFIALFFIFAGASLEISSLSAIGSAGAVYLLCRTIGKVVGGAVVGQAVGLPLREGFYYGIAMLPQAGVAMGMALIASHFFERQADLIMNLAIGGTVIFELLGPICTKWAFKNSTHKQSNQP, encoded by the coding sequence ATGCACGAAGAGATCGCCATTACTTTTATTCTAATCGGCCTTCTGCTGTTACTCAGTCTTCTTGCTAACTGGTTGGGGTCTGCAACCCGGCTACCCAGAGTCACCACGCTGTTGTTGCTTGGCTTTGTGATTGGTCCTGCGGGGTTTGATCTATTCCAGGGGAATCATCAAGTCTGGCTGGAAATGTTTTCTGCTCTGGCTCTGTCAATGGTCGGTTTTCTACTTGGCGGACGACTCACCAAATTTTTTCTCAGAAGCCAGGAAAAACTCATTCTGGCGCTGTCATCAGGTGTGGCTCTGACCACACTACTGGCCGTTTTTCTAGGCCTAACACTGATTGCTCTGCCCTGGCATATCGCTCTGGTGATTGCAGCCATTGCAACGGCAACAGATCCTGCCGCCACTGTTGACGTGATCAGGGAATCAGGCAGCAGTAATCGATTCAGTGAGAACCTACTGAGCATTGTAACGCTTGATGATATCTGGGGGCTGGTTATCTTCAGCCTGTGTCTGGCCATATCGGTGTCCGCCAACGGCAATGGTAACGGAACATCGCCCATCATTGACGGCCTCACCGAAATAGGCACAGCAAGCATGCTCGGTCTGGCATTGGGCATCCCCATGGCCTTTTTAACAGGTCGGCTACAACCCGGTGAGCCCACCCTGGTTGAAGCTATTGGCCTGATTATGCTCTGTTCCGGGCTGGCTATCTGGCTGGAAACATCCTATCTACTGGCATCCATGGTTATGGGCATCACGGTTCGAAATATCGCACGTCATCACCGTCGGCCTTTCCATGCTATTGAAGGTATAGAGTGGCCGTTTATCGCCCTGTTCTTTATCTTTGCCGGTGCATCTCTTGAGATCTCATCCCTGTCAGCTATCGGTTCAGCAGGAGCCGTTTATCTGTTGTGCCGTACTATAGGTAAAGTGGTGGGCGGAGCCGTGGTTGGTCAAGCTGTCGGACTACCCCTGCGCGAGGGTTTCTACTATGGTATCGCCATGCTGCCGCAAGCCGGTGTTGCAATGGGTATGGCCTTGATCGCGTCCCATTTCTTTGAGCGGCAAGCGGATCTGATCATGAATCTGGCAATTGGTGGAACAGTCATTTTCGAGTTATTAGGGCCCATCTGCACCAAATGGGCCTTCAAAAACAGTACTCATAAACAGAGCAATCAGCCTTGA
- the nspC gene encoding carboxynorspermidine decarboxylase, which produces MAKSLKATSFEHFDAARVPSPCFVVDEMAVESNLKILNRVQRESGAKVLMALKAFSMFSLAPLIRRYLSGTCASGLHEARLGKEEYGGEVHVFSAAFTEPDLTGVLPFADHVVFNSFGQWHRFQSLVEQARQQRPGIQFGLRINPMHSEGAVPIYDPCAPCSRLGIPRCEFEGEDLSGISGLHFHTLCEQGFEPLDRTLDVVERDFGDYLHQMEWVNFGGGHHITREDYAVDALIARIKAFQAKYHVQVYLEPGEAIAIHTGVLVGEVLDITHNQMALAILDCSATCHMPDTLEMPYRAEVFTAGEANEKAHTYRLGGPSCLAGDVMGDYSFEQPLQIGQRLMFDDMAHYTMVKTTTFNGIKLPSIAIWNSETDQLRIVKEFGYEDFKNRLS; this is translated from the coding sequence ATGGCTAAATCTTTGAAAGCAACCAGTTTTGAGCATTTTGATGCTGCCCGAGTGCCTTCCCCCTGTTTTGTCGTGGATGAAATGGCGGTTGAAAGTAACCTGAAAATATTGAACAGGGTTCAGCGCGAATCTGGCGCAAAAGTATTGATGGCACTAAAGGCATTTTCGATGTTTAGTCTGGCGCCGTTGATCCGTCGCTATTTGAGTGGTACTTGCGCCAGTGGTTTGCACGAAGCCCGGCTGGGAAAAGAGGAGTACGGCGGTGAAGTGCATGTGTTTTCCGCCGCATTTACCGAACCGGATCTCACGGGAGTATTACCATTTGCCGATCATGTGGTGTTTAACTCTTTTGGCCAATGGCATCGTTTTCAGTCGCTTGTAGAGCAGGCCCGGCAACAGCGACCGGGGATACAGTTTGGCTTGCGAATTAATCCGATGCACTCCGAGGGTGCTGTGCCCATTTATGACCCCTGCGCACCCTGTTCCCGGCTTGGGATACCGCGTTGCGAATTCGAAGGAGAAGATCTTTCAGGTATTAGCGGATTACATTTTCACACCCTTTGCGAGCAGGGTTTTGAACCATTGGATCGAACACTGGATGTGGTTGAACGGGATTTTGGCGATTATCTGCATCAGATGGAGTGGGTTAATTTTGGGGGTGGTCACCATATTACCCGTGAGGATTATGCGGTGGATGCCTTGATAGCGCGTATCAAGGCATTTCAGGCAAAATACCATGTGCAGGTTTATCTGGAGCCGGGTGAGGCCATTGCCATTCATACGGGTGTTTTGGTGGGTGAAGTGCTCGATATTACTCACAACCAGATGGCGCTGGCGATACTGGATTGTTCAGCCACCTGCCATATGCCTGATACGTTGGAAATGCCTTACCGGGCGGAAGTGTTTACTGCAGGAGAGGCGAACGAAAAGGCCCATACCTACCGTTTGGGTGGGCCGAGTTGCCTTGCTGGCGATGTAATGGGTGATTACAGCTTTGAGCAACCGCTACAGATAGGTCAGCGGTTGATGTTTGACGATATGGCCCACTACACCATGGTTAAAACCACCACATTTAATGGTATCAAACTGCCATCAATTGCCATCTGGAATTCGGAAACGGATCAACTGAGAATCGTGAAAGAATTTGGCTACGAAGACTTCAAAAATCGTCTATCCTGA
- a CDS encoding TetR/AcrR family transcriptional regulator codes for MVDAKNKIVDIAARKPAVGKRQEKAIKRRKELSSVVIRLVKERGFDSISVNEVAEEASISVGGLYRYIQTKNDLLELVCDEINLALLEQMKEAADQEKGIANKLRAAITFYWKKHWQASAAITIAYREYQSLSEEAKERYTLQERQIAEYLADLIRAGVLVEEFRAVDEKMLAHEIILLSHMRALKGWAIKDRSPEYVLEEHLDLIFSRLRPII; via the coding sequence GTGGTTGATGCGAAAAACAAGATAGTGGATATTGCCGCCCGTAAACCTGCAGTTGGCAAGCGCCAGGAAAAGGCGATAAAGCGCCGGAAGGAGCTTTCCAGTGTGGTGATTCGCCTGGTAAAAGAAAGAGGCTTTGATTCTATATCAGTCAATGAGGTTGCCGAGGAGGCCTCTATCAGTGTTGGCGGTCTCTATCGATACATTCAGACCAAAAATGATTTGCTGGAGCTGGTTTGCGATGAAATTAATCTCGCTCTGCTAGAGCAGATGAAAGAGGCGGCTGATCAGGAAAAAGGAATTGCTAACAAGCTGAGAGCGGCTATTACATTCTACTGGAAAAAACACTGGCAAGCGTCCGCAGCCATTACGATTGCCTATCGCGAATACCAGTCTTTGTCTGAGGAAGCCAAAGAGCGTTACACCCTTCAGGAACGTCAGATTGCGGAATATCTGGCCGATCTGATTCGTGCCGGTGTGCTGGTTGAAGAATTCAGAGCGGTGGACGAAAAAATGCTCGCTCACGAAATCATATTGCTGTCGCATATGAGGGCGCTTAAAGGTTGGGCCATTAAGGACAGGTCGCCTGAATATGTGCTTGAAGAACATCTTGATCTGATTTTTTCGCGACTTAGGCCAATTATCTAA
- a CDS encoding efflux RND transporter periplasmic adaptor subunit, translating to MNSRRWIITIIACLLVFAALAGYKTLQIKKAIEFGESFPEPSETVEVTTVKVTEVREQINTIGEVVAPQSIELRNELAGRISSVKFEAGEKVERGQVLLEIDSREEQAQLKAAKARAELALIDLKRIEKLIAKKTVSEEQLDQAKAKHDIATAEIEALQSVIDKKTLRAPFDAEAGIHQLEAGELIQANTLITQLIGINDFIWVDFQMPVEHTGIKLGTNVSISLPGLTTKQISGQIIAKDPALSPNSRNQKYRAKLSAELALPANTIVNVSVNSTYSKRLPQVPLTAYRNDQMGAFVYILVPAEKEHTFRAKRQSVTIGKKDDDMISVISGLSGGELIATHGAFKLRENVLVYVKQRSPKSDNAGQGE from the coding sequence ATGAATTCGCGCCGCTGGATCATCACTATTATTGCCTGCCTGCTGGTTTTCGCTGCTTTGGCTGGTTACAAAACCCTGCAAATCAAAAAAGCGATAGAGTTTGGTGAATCATTTCCCGAACCCTCCGAAACCGTTGAAGTTACCACAGTGAAGGTGACTGAGGTTCGTGAACAAATTAACACCATTGGTGAAGTTGTAGCACCACAGAGTATTGAGTTGCGTAATGAGCTGGCAGGCCGCATTTCGTCTGTTAAATTCGAGGCTGGCGAGAAAGTGGAACGCGGGCAGGTTTTATTGGAAATAGACAGCCGGGAAGAACAAGCCCAGCTAAAAGCAGCCAAAGCCCGAGCAGAACTGGCACTGATCGACCTTAAGAGAATCGAAAAACTAATTGCCAAAAAAACAGTAAGCGAAGAGCAGCTCGACCAAGCCAAAGCAAAACATGATATTGCCACCGCTGAGATTGAAGCATTGCAATCCGTTATCGATAAAAAAACATTGCGCGCCCCTTTTGATGCCGAAGCTGGCATTCACCAGCTGGAGGCAGGCGAGCTGATTCAGGCCAATACGCTGATCACTCAACTTATCGGCATCAACGACTTTATCTGGGTTGATTTCCAAATGCCTGTTGAACATACAGGCATCAAGCTAGGTACTAACGTTTCTATCAGTCTGCCAGGACTGACAACTAAACAAATTTCAGGACAGATCATCGCGAAGGATCCCGCTCTTTCACCCAACTCCCGCAATCAAAAATACCGGGCAAAACTATCGGCAGAACTGGCATTGCCAGCTAACACCATTGTCAATGTCAGCGTTAACAGCACATACTCAAAACGTCTACCACAAGTTCCACTTACCGCTTACCGGAACGATCAGATGGGCGCATTCGTCTACATTCTGGTTCCCGCAGAAAAGGAGCACACCTTCCGCGCTAAACGCCAGTCCGTGACTATTGGCAAGAAAGACGACGACATGATCAGCGTGATTTCAGGTTTGTCCGGTGGCGAACTGATAGCCACCCACGGCGCCTTTAAGTTAAGAGAAAATGTACTGGTGTACGTCAAACAGCGGTCGCCGAAAAGCGATAACGCAGGCCAGGGAGAATAA
- a CDS encoding cytochrome P450, with protein MTIITADSELYFDPADMNTVRNPHPLFARLRKEEPVHWSEPMSAWVVTSYDLSSEVLTMNHLYSAERLTQVKKHLPSAAKSAAEQILRWLGHWMVFRDPPDHTRLRRHMATVLNPEVFDTFHDRVSDIANMLLDKIPKGESVNFLQEFAIMLPGMVVMDLLGVDRSRLLEVKKWSDDMMLFIGSARGVPDKYERAKSGAIAMGTLFQGMIEERRKAPNGDVLSQLIHSEINGRSMTDDELVGSMMMVLNGGHETTANLIDNTMMALANNPDQFKLLKENPALIDTAVEEFLRYDSPILSIGRVVKENVELGDKQLQAGERVFSMLLSANRDEEIFTNPHQLDITRDPNPHMAFGKGPHFCMGTPLARIEGKIVLQAIMARYESITLDEDMSTVPWINSMVTRGPSRLQVTLR; from the coding sequence ATGACTATTATTACTGCTGATAGCGAGTTGTATTTCGATCCTGCTGACATGAACACCGTTCGCAACCCGCACCCGTTGTTTGCTCGTCTACGAAAAGAGGAGCCGGTGCATTGGAGTGAGCCAATGTCGGCCTGGGTGGTAACCAGTTACGACCTCTCTTCCGAAGTGCTGACGATGAATCATCTGTATTCGGCTGAACGCCTTACGCAGGTAAAGAAGCACTTGCCTTCTGCCGCGAAGAGTGCCGCTGAACAAATCCTCAGATGGTTGGGGCACTGGATGGTATTCCGCGACCCGCCCGATCACACCCGGTTGCGTCGGCATATGGCAACGGTGTTGAATCCGGAAGTGTTTGATACCTTTCACGACCGTGTTTCTGATATTGCCAATATGTTGCTGGATAAAATTCCGAAGGGTGAGTCAGTCAATTTTTTGCAAGAGTTCGCCATTATGTTGCCTGGCATGGTTGTTATGGACTTGCTGGGTGTTGATCGCAGCCGATTACTTGAAGTTAAGAAATGGTCCGATGACATGATGCTGTTTATCGGCAGCGCCCGCGGTGTGCCTGATAAGTATGAGCGTGCAAAAAGCGGTGCGATTGCCATGGGAACCCTGTTCCAAGGCATGATTGAGGAGCGCCGGAAAGCGCCCAATGGGGATGTTTTGTCACAATTAATTCACTCAGAGATCAATGGCCGGTCTATGACGGATGACGAGCTGGTAGGCAGCATGATGATGGTGCTTAACGGCGGGCACGAAACCACCGCCAACCTGATTGATAACACCATGATGGCGCTTGCCAATAACCCCGATCAATTCAAACTGTTGAAAGAGAATCCGGCGCTTATTGATACCGCGGTGGAAGAATTTCTGCGCTACGACAGTCCGATTCTTTCTATCGGTAGGGTGGTAAAAGAAAATGTAGAACTTGGTGATAAACAGCTTCAGGCTGGAGAGCGCGTGTTTTCCATGCTGCTGTCGGCTAACCGCGATGAAGAGATATTTACTAACCCGCATCAGCTTGATATCACTCGAGATCCTAATCCGCATATGGCCTTTGGCAAGGGGCCGCATTTCTGTATGGGGACACCGCTTGCGCGGATAGAAGGAAAGATTGTGTTGCAGGCCATTATGGCGCGTTATGAGTCGATAACGCTGGATGAGGACATGTCGACAGTGCCGTGGATTAACTCAATGGTAACGCGTGGGCCATCACGACTTCAGGTAACACTTCGGTGA
- the speB gene encoding agmatinase, producing MQEFDQLAAPGFPVFLGSEFKQPKPQDAFFHILPVPYEESVSYGAGTAQGPAAILEASWQLESWDGKSNPGRKGIYTHPPVQPGNGAEQTIENIASATRSIVEQGGFPIVLGGEHTVTYGVIQGLLAAGMDDIGVVQIDAHADLREAYEGNPYSHASVMKRIVDLDIPLFQLGIRAYCEEEKNTRKTYGVEYVDAEVLVPRNVQSVDLPDDFPNNVFFTLDIDGMDPSIFPSTGTPVPGGLGWYQTLGLFESVARQRQIIGFDLMEFAPIEGFHCYQFSAALLAYKMMGIVERQG from the coding sequence ATGCAGGAATTTGATCAACTGGCTGCGCCGGGTTTTCCGGTTTTCCTTGGTTCGGAATTTAAACAGCCGAAACCGCAAGACGCCTTTTTCCATATTCTTCCAGTGCCGTACGAAGAGTCAGTTTCCTATGGCGCGGGTACCGCACAGGGCCCGGCGGCTATTCTGGAGGCCTCCTGGCAGCTTGAGTCATGGGATGGCAAAAGTAACCCGGGCCGCAAAGGTATTTACACACACCCGCCAGTTCAGCCGGGTAATGGTGCAGAGCAAACTATTGAGAATATTGCCAGTGCTACCCGGTCAATTGTCGAGCAGGGCGGTTTTCCTATTGTTCTGGGCGGAGAACATACCGTCACCTACGGTGTTATTCAGGGGTTGCTGGCAGCGGGCATGGATGATATCGGTGTGGTTCAGATTGATGCTCATGCGGATCTCAGGGAGGCTTATGAGGGTAATCCTTATAGTCACGCTTCGGTCATGAAGCGGATTGTTGATCTTGATATTCCCCTGTTTCAGCTGGGTATTCGGGCATACTGCGAAGAAGAAAAAAATACCAGAAAAACTTACGGTGTTGAATATGTGGATGCGGAGGTTCTGGTGCCGCGAAATGTCCAGTCGGTCGACTTGCCCGATGACTTTCCGAATAATGTTTTTTTTACACTGGATATTGATGGTATGGATCCATCGATTTTTCCATCAACAGGCACGCCGGTACCCGGTGGCCTTGGTTGGTATCAGACACTGGGGTTATTTGAATCAGTTGCCAGGCAGCGTCAGATTATCGGTTTTGACTTGATGGAGTTTGCCCCTATTGAAGGCTTTCATTGTTATCAGTTTTCTGCGGCACTACTGGCTTACAAAATGATGGGTATTGTTGAGCGTCAAGGCTGA
- a CDS encoding efflux RND transporter permease subunit — MDVFVTRPVLAVVVSLVLVIAGLRSAFELPVLQFPQMESSSLIITTNYVGASAAVVQGFITDPIERVASTVPGVDYVDSNTTAGHSTVTVWMQLNQNSTDALAELSSRLDEIRFELPAGAEDPYVTVQRADRPFAVFYLDVLTEGFSRAAVTDYLIRNVNPVLSSINGVQRIGIEGRRSPAMRVWIDPVKLNSFNISAEDVRNALSANNVIATFGHSKNNQQRINMLANTTLQNVSDFENLIVVENDNTLVRLKDIASVELGEEEGEVNGRLSQKDAVYISVWPLPGANEIEIGDQLYKMLDLINPTLPDGLEVRIGFDGTLYMRNAIREIFTTLAETVLLVGLVVLALMGSIRTAIVPLITIPISLLGATAAMTIMGFSLNLLTILAIVLSVGLVVDDAIVVVENVSRYMREGKTRLQAALSSSRQLLTPIIGMTITLAAVYAPIGFLSGLTGVLFKEFAFTLSIAVIISGVVALTLSPIMSAYANPEGGRESPATLWVNKQFDKLHDFYGRLLERIFSWQTQILFAGVFLSLLIAPLYLFSQKELAPIEDQGDISIIVEAPSNASLAYTTDYMHDVIDTLFQTPDSIFMWQIIRPGAAFGGLNFTEFEKRDQTVQEKLPQVFGLASQVTGLRVFPTLSPALPTAGNFDVELVVQSQSSPEEMRTYAEKMIAAAYASGMFMFVDTDLRVDLPEAHFILDRERIAEQGMNLASVSRQLGVLLSGNYINRFDLEGKAYQVIPMIKGQSRLTPEAILDLQIRTPQGELIPFSAIAKLEERVAPRVLSKFQQKRAFRIYGGMLPGTTKEQGLTLLEKSAAELLPADYTLDYAGESRQLRQEGSTLVGVLAIALLFVYFVLAIQFNSFRDPLVVLLGSVPLALAGALLFPFLGWTTINIYSQIGFITLVGLIAKNAILIVEFANHLQSEGFSKLEAIKNAAETRLRPVLMTTAATALGHFPLILVSGAGAEARNSIGIILVAGMVIGTVFTLFVLPCVYLLLAKTHRQGEVDPEHDAEVESSISYG, encoded by the coding sequence ATGGACGTTTTCGTCACCCGCCCGGTACTCGCGGTGGTGGTATCATTGGTGCTGGTGATCGCCGGACTGCGCTCTGCCTTTGAGCTCCCGGTCTTGCAATTCCCGCAGATGGAAAGCTCTTCACTGATTATCACCACTAACTATGTCGGCGCCTCTGCCGCAGTCGTTCAGGGCTTTATCACTGACCCCATCGAAAGAGTCGCATCCACGGTTCCCGGCGTTGACTATGTCGACTCCAACACTACTGCGGGCCACAGCACCGTTACCGTTTGGATGCAACTCAACCAAAATAGCACTGACGCACTTGCTGAATTATCGAGCAGGCTCGACGAAATACGGTTTGAACTGCCTGCTGGTGCAGAGGATCCATACGTCACTGTACAACGTGCCGACCGGCCTTTTGCTGTATTTTATCTTGATGTGCTCACAGAGGGATTTTCCCGCGCGGCGGTCACGGACTACCTCATCCGCAACGTCAACCCTGTTCTGTCATCGATCAACGGAGTCCAGCGTATTGGTATCGAAGGACGACGCAGCCCTGCAATGAGGGTATGGATTGATCCGGTTAAACTGAACTCGTTCAACATTAGCGCCGAAGATGTCCGAAACGCACTGAGTGCCAACAATGTTATCGCTACTTTCGGCCACAGCAAAAACAACCAGCAACGTATCAATATGCTGGCCAACACCACATTGCAAAATGTCAGTGATTTTGAAAACCTCATTGTCGTAGAAAACGACAACACTCTGGTGCGGCTGAAAGATATCGCCAGCGTTGAGTTGGGCGAAGAAGAAGGCGAAGTGAACGGACGACTGAGCCAAAAGGATGCTGTTTATATTTCAGTTTGGCCTTTGCCCGGCGCCAATGAGATAGAAATCGGTGATCAGCTCTACAAAATGCTGGATCTGATTAACCCTACCCTGCCTGACGGTCTGGAGGTTCGTATCGGCTTTGATGGCACACTCTATATGAGGAATGCCATCCGCGAAATCTTTACCACGCTGGCCGAAACTGTATTGCTGGTTGGCTTGGTGGTACTGGCTTTAATGGGCTCAATCCGCACCGCCATCGTACCACTGATAACTATCCCTATCTCTCTGCTGGGGGCTACAGCGGCCATGACGATCATGGGTTTCTCGCTGAACCTGCTAACCATTCTGGCAATCGTGCTCTCCGTGGGGCTGGTGGTAGATGATGCTATCGTGGTGGTCGAGAACGTCTCTCGCTATATGCGCGAGGGGAAAACCCGATTGCAGGCAGCGCTATCCAGCTCCCGCCAATTACTCACCCCCATTATTGGCATGACCATTACACTGGCCGCTGTTTACGCGCCAATTGGTTTTTTGTCCGGTCTTACCGGCGTGCTATTTAAAGAGTTTGCTTTTACCCTTTCGATTGCCGTGATTATCTCCGGCGTGGTTGCTCTCACACTCTCGCCTATTATGAGCGCCTACGCTAATCCAGAGGGTGGCCGCGAAAGTCCGGCGACGCTATGGGTGAATAAACAGTTCGACAAACTTCACGATTTTTATGGTCGTTTATTAGAGCGAATTTTCAGCTGGCAAACACAAATTCTCTTTGCCGGGGTATTCCTTTCCCTGTTAATTGCCCCACTGTACTTATTCTCTCAAAAGGAGTTGGCGCCTATTGAGGACCAAGGCGATATCAGTATTATTGTTGAAGCCCCATCCAACGCCTCGCTGGCCTACACCACGGACTACATGCACGACGTCATTGACACACTTTTTCAGACACCGGATTCCATTTTCATGTGGCAAATTATCCGCCCTGGCGCAGCCTTTGGTGGCCTCAACTTCACAGAGTTTGAAAAGCGGGACCAGACTGTTCAGGAGAAGTTACCACAGGTTTTTGGCCTCGCCTCGCAGGTAACCGGTTTGCGGGTTTTCCCCACTCTATCACCCGCATTGCCGACGGCAGGCAACTTTGATGTTGAACTGGTAGTGCAGTCTCAATCCTCACCGGAAGAAATGCGTACTTATGCCGAGAAAATGATTGCCGCGGCCTACGCCAGCGGCATGTTCATGTTTGTAGACACCGACCTGAGAGTAGATTTACCCGAAGCACACTTTATTCTGGATAGAGAGCGTATCGCCGAACAGGGCATGAACCTGGCCTCGGTCAGTCGTCAGCTCGGGGTTTTACTTTCCGGTAACTATATCAACCGTTTTGACCTTGAAGGCAAAGCTTATCAGGTTATTCCCATGATCAAGGGGCAATCCCGCCTGACCCCTGAAGCCATTCTCGACCTGCAAATACGTACCCCCCAAGGTGAGTTAATCCCGTTTTCAGCCATCGCCAAATTGGAGGAGCGGGTTGCGCCAAGGGTGCTGAGCAAATTCCAGCAAAAGCGAGCCTTTCGTATTTACGGCGGCATGCTGCCCGGCACCACAAAAGAGCAGGGGCTAACATTGCTAGAAAAAAGTGCGGCGGAACTGTTACCCGCTGATTACACACTTGATTACGCCGGAGAATCCCGTCAGCTCAGACAGGAAGGCAGCACCCTGGTGGGTGTATTGGCTATTGCGCTGTTATTTGTTTATTTTGTACTAGCCATACAGTTCAACAGTTTTCGTGACCCGTTAGTTGTTTTACTCGGCTCGGTTCCTCTGGCACTGGCTGGCGCCTTGCTGTTCCCGTTTTTAGGCTGGACTACTATCAACATTTACTCGCAAATCGGCTTTATTACGCTGGTCGGTCTGATAGCCAAAAATGCCATTCTCATTGTAGAGTTTGCCAATCACTTACAGTCTGAAGGGTTCAGCAAGCTTGAGGCGATCAAGAACGCTGCAGAAACTCGTTTACGCCCGGTATTAATGACAACTGCGGCCACTGCGCTGGGGCATTTCCCGCTGATCCTGGTAAGCGGCGCCGGTGCCGAAGCTCGCAACAGCATCGGTATTATTCTGGTTGCTGGAATGGTGATAGGCACCGTATTCACCCTGTTTGTACTGCCTTGCGTGTATTTGCTGCTGGCAAAAACACACCGACAGGGTGAAGTTGACCCGGAACATGACGCCGAAGTTGAATCAAGCATCAGCTATGGCTGA